A region of Micropterus dolomieu isolate WLL.071019.BEF.003 ecotype Adirondacks linkage group LG01, ASM2129224v1, whole genome shotgun sequence DNA encodes the following proteins:
- the LOC123967710 gene encoding clavesin-1-like yields the protein MTHLHAGLSSETTEKARLELNENPDTLHQDIQQVRDMIVTRPDIGFLRTDDDFILRFLRARKFNQAETFRLLAQYFQFRQQNLDMFQSFKVDDPGIKRALMDGFPGVLETPDQHGRKILILFASNWDQSRNSFTDILRAILLSLEVLIENPALQINGFILIIDWSNFSFKQASKLTPNILKLAIEGLQDSFPARFGGIHFVNQPWYIHAMYTIIKPFLKDKTRKRIFLHGNNLNSLHQLIQPECLPSEFGGTLPPYDMGIWARTLLGPDYNDETEYTLTYDALHVRENCGGGDKEMMKRSQSAVEPGTLRQTERETSTPLLALD from the exons ATGACGCATCTACACGCAGGCCTGAGCTCAGAGACGACAGAAAAGGCTCGTCTAGAGCTGAATGAAAACCCGGACACTCTGCATCAGGACATCCAGCAG GTGCGGGACATGATCGTCACGCGGCCAGACATCGGTTTCCTGCGGACGGACGATGACTTCATCCTCCGTTTCCTGAGAGCCAGGAAGTTCAACCAGGCGGAGACCTTCAGACTGCTGGCCCAGTACTTCCAGTTCAGACAGCAGAACCTCGACATGTTCCAGAGCTTCAAG GTGGATGACCCGGGTATTAAGCGGGCGCTGATGGATGGTTTCCCGGGTGTACTAGAGACTCCAGACCAACATGGCCGAAAAATCCTTATCCTGTTTGCCTCCAACTGGGACCAGAGCAG GAACTCTTTCACAGACATCCTGCGGGCGATCCTGCTCTCTCTGGAGGTTTTGATAGAGAACCCGGCGCTCCAGATCAACGGTTTCATCCTCATCATCGACTGGAGCAACTTCTCCTTCAAACAGGCCTCCAAGCTCACGCCCAACATCCTCAAACTGGCGATCGAGGGCCTCCAG GACAGTTTCCCCGCTCGGTTTGGAGGAATCCATTTTGTGAATCAGCCGTGGTACATTCACGCCATGTACACCATCATCAAACCTTTCCTCAAAGACAAGACCAGGAAAAGG ATCTTCCTCCACGGGAACAACCTGAACTCGCTCCACCAGCTCATCCAGCCAGAGTGTTTGCCATCTGAGTTTGGCGGGACTCTGCCTCCGTATGATATGGGCATCTGGGCCCGAACGCTGCTGGGACCCGACTACAACGACGAGACAGAGTACACGCTGACCTACGATGCCCTGCACGTCAGGGAGAACtgtggaggaggagacaaggagatgATGAAGAG gtctCAGTCTGCGGTGGAACCAGGAACTCTCCGACAAACTGAAAGAGAGACCAGCACGCCACTACTGGCCCTGGActga